In one Butyrivibrio proteoclasticus B316 genomic region, the following are encoded:
- a CDS encoding carbohydrate ABC transporter permease, with protein MQVVNSKRNIITTFTKGNLFSKLSYVVLGLSNIKNGQVFKGLIFLALEVLYIVFMALTGRHNLYMLRTLGESTQGMTYNESLGIYEVTKGDNSMLILLAGVVTLVITGFFIALWLFSIFSGEKARQRRELGKRPNTLLEDIRSLANENVHFLFLSIPVLGLSIFTVMPLIYMILMAFTNYDSEHQPPGNLFTWVGIKNFFTLLSTGDRLSATFWPVLGWTLIWGFAATFSCYFGGMILAMIINSKGIKYKKFWRTVFVITMAIPAFISLRVVATMLGERGILNVLLQQWGFTASALPFLSNVTWARVSVIVVNFWIGVPVTMLMVSGILMNIPAELYESAKIDGAGPVLAFLKITFPYMWFVTTPYLISNLIGNFNNFNVIYFLTAGQPLTLDYFKGAGKTDLLVTWLYKLTKDSNDYNLAATIGIIIFVISATFTLISFSRSAAMKNEEGFQ; from the coding sequence ATGCAAGTAGTTAATTCTAAAAGAAATATCATTACAACGTTTACCAAAGGCAATCTCTTTTCCAAACTTTCTTATGTGGTACTGGGTTTATCAAATATAAAAAATGGTCAGGTGTTTAAGGGACTTATCTTCCTTGCATTGGAAGTGCTGTACATTGTGTTTATGGCGCTGACAGGAAGACATAACCTCTATATGTTGAGGACTCTTGGAGAGAGCACTCAGGGCATGACCTATAATGAGAGCCTTGGAATCTACGAAGTGACCAAGGGTGACAACTCCATGCTGATCCTGCTTGCAGGCGTTGTAACACTTGTCATAACCGGATTTTTCATTGCTTTATGGCTTTTTAGCATTTTTTCAGGAGAAAAGGCAAGGCAGAGAAGAGAACTTGGCAAAAGACCTAACACTTTATTAGAAGACATCAGAAGTCTTGCTAATGAGAATGTGCACTTTCTCTTTTTATCAATTCCTGTCCTTGGACTTTCGATTTTTACGGTAATGCCTCTTATCTACATGATCCTTATGGCATTTACCAACTACGATTCAGAACATCAGCCACCCGGAAATCTTTTTACCTGGGTTGGGATCAAGAACTTTTTTACCCTGTTATCGACAGGTGACAGATTATCAGCCACCTTCTGGCCGGTTTTGGGATGGACTCTTATATGGGGCTTTGCGGCCACATTTTCCTGCTACTTTGGTGGGATGATACTTGCTATGATCATAAATTCCAAGGGAATTAAATATAAAAAATTCTGGAGAACTGTTTTTGTAATCACAATGGCGATTCCTGCCTTTATTTCACTCAGAGTTGTGGCGACAATGCTGGGAGAGAGAGGAATTCTCAACGTACTTCTTCAGCAGTGGGGCTTTACTGCAAGTGCGCTGCCATTTTTGTCTAACGTGACATGGGCCAGAGTTTCAGTTATTGTTGTCAATTTCTGGATTGGTGTACCTGTCACAATGCTCATGGTATCAGGTATTCTTATGAATATTCCTGCAGAGCTTTATGAAAGTGCTAAGATTGACGGAGCAGGTCCTGTACTTGCATTTTTGAAGATAACATTCCCCTATATGTGGTTTGTTACAACACCATACCTGATTTCCAACCTTATTGGTAACTTCAATAACTTTAACGTTATTTATTTCCTTACAGCAGGCCAGCCTCTTACACTTGATTACTTCAAGGGTGCAGGCAAGACAGATCTTCTTGTTACCTGGCTGTACAAGCTGACCAAGGATAGTAATGATTATAACCTTGCAGCAACTATAGGTATTATCATCTTTGTTATTTCAGCAACCTTTACTTTGATCTCCTTCTCAAGGTCGGCTGCTATGAAGAATGAGGAGGGATTCCAATAA
- a CDS encoding LacI family DNA-binding transcriptional regulator: protein MNIREIAKRAGVSTATVSNVLNGKLSKVSDETKEKIESIIKATGYKPNVMARSLVKKESRLIGLVVPYLGKDEDFFANPYNAHIIAALERYIRGKDYYLMLRCVGDPREIVPLLSSWNVDGAFFLGVYKDEVSEIRNEIDIPIVFLDTYAPGEDIVNIGIEDYRGGYLSARYLIGKGHTKLALVTPDISSEGVIQERYRGFADACKEAGVPFKNGNIYYTESTYHSAVQVGQDIAFGGGDYTAIACMSDIVAFGVIEGLKQCGLRVPYDMSVIGFDNLPDCEFMSPKLTSVAQDFEWKARKASGYLFKMIEEKISISADERQPIRVMERQSVKNLRE, encoded by the coding sequence TTGAATATTAGGGAGATAGCAAAGAGAGCGGGAGTTAGCACAGCTACCGTATCAAATGTGTTAAACGGCAAATTGTCCAAGGTTTCGGATGAAACCAAAGAGAAGATAGAGAGCATTATTAAGGCAACAGGCTATAAGCCTAATGTTATGGCGAGGTCGCTGGTCAAGAAGGAGAGCAGGCTTATAGGCCTAGTTGTGCCGTACCTTGGCAAGGATGAGGACTTTTTTGCCAATCCATATAATGCCCATATTATCGCTGCTCTCGAGCGATACATCAGAGGAAAAGACTATTATCTGATGCTCAGATGCGTTGGTGATCCTAGAGAAATAGTACCTCTTTTATCATCCTGGAATGTGGATGGAGCATTTTTCCTTGGGGTTTATAAGGATGAAGTAAGTGAGATCAGGAATGAAATCGATATACCAATTGTTTTTCTTGATACCTATGCTCCCGGGGAAGATATTGTAAATATCGGTATTGAGGACTACAGGGGTGGATATCTTTCTGCAAGATATCTGATTGGTAAGGGACATACCAAGCTTGCTCTCGTTACACCTGATATTTCCTCAGAAGGCGTTATTCAGGAGAGATACAGAGGTTTTGCTGATGCTTGCAAGGAGGCGGGTGTTCCGTTTAAAAATGGCAATATCTACTATACAGAATCAACTTATCACAGCGCTGTTCAGGTAGGACAGGATATAGCCTTTGGCGGCGGTGATTACACAGCTATTGCGTGCATGTCTGACATTGTTGCTTTTGGCGTTATCGAGGGACTCAAACAGTGCGGCCTTCGCGTTCCCTATGATATGTCAGTTATAGGTTTTGATAACCTTCCGGATTGTGAATTCATGTCACCAAAACTTACATCTGTTGCTCAGGACTTTGAGTGGAAGGCCAGAAAAGCCAGTGGATATCTCTTTAAGATGATTGAAGAGAAGATAAGCATTTCCGCAGATGAGAGGCAGCCTATAAGGGTAATGGAGAGGCAGTCAGTCAAGAATCTGAGAGAGTGA
- a CDS encoding extracellular solute-binding protein has product MEMKKIGALAMTAMLGASVLTGCGGENAGSTSTAANNDSKTSTTATDTAAQTETQKVELKIWVPEQEVAITDEMVKKFDAAHDEFDITYEIAVVGIDEAPQALETDADTAADIFYTPSGGVGDLAGKGLLLPITKDFDTLVADLPESAINAVTIDGLTYAVPFSPNTFFMYYNKDLFTEEEVKNLDTMLAKDLGDGMWNFSTQLTNSWYSEMFFLGNGTTLFGADGKDEKECSFNNANGLESGKYMIELAANPKYLEDADGVGGNAFKEGKLGAVTSGAWSAPEFREALGDKVGAVALPVANIGGKEVQLSNFVDFKTITVKSNTQYPLCAQQLAVYMASPESCLTRYKEQGDVPVLKSLSESAEIASDIVASALNDQAANATNQPSIPKMGDYWDPMKAFGTSVYSGEVTEANLQSQLDALVDSITSTLTE; this is encoded by the coding sequence ATGGAAATGAAAAAAATTGGAGCCTTAGCTATGACAGCTATGCTGGGCGCATCTGTTCTTACAGGCTGCGGCGGGGAAAACGCAGGATCAACAAGTACAGCTGCTAACAATGATTCAAAGACATCTACAACAGCTACTGATACAGCAGCTCAGACAGAGACTCAGAAGGTAGAGCTCAAGATCTGGGTTCCTGAACAGGAAGTAGCGATCACAGATGAGATGGTTAAGAAGTTCGACGCTGCTCACGACGAATTCGACATCACATATGAGATCGCAGTTGTAGGAATTGATGAGGCTCCACAGGCCCTTGAGACAGATGCGGACACAGCAGCTGATATTTTCTACACACCATCAGGCGGTGTAGGCGACCTTGCTGGAAAGGGACTTCTCCTTCCAATTACCAAGGATTTCGATACTCTTGTAGCAGACCTTCCTGAGAGTGCTATCAATGCGGTAACAATCGACGGACTTACATATGCAGTTCCTTTCTCACCTAATACTTTCTTCATGTATTACAACAAGGATCTTTTCACAGAGGAAGAGGTTAAAAACCTTGACACAATGCTTGCAAAAGACCTTGGTGATGGAATGTGGAACTTTAGTACACAGCTTACAAACTCATGGTATTCAGAGATGTTCTTCCTTGGAAATGGAACAACACTTTTTGGAGCTGACGGAAAAGATGAAAAAGAGTGCTCTTTCAACAATGCAAACGGACTTGAGTCAGGAAAGTACATGATCGAGCTTGCAGCTAATCCTAAGTATCTCGAGGATGCTGATGGTGTAGGCGGAAATGCCTTCAAGGAAGGTAAGCTTGGCGCTGTAACAAGCGGAGCATGGAGCGCACCTGAGTTTAGAGAAGCCCTTGGTGATAAGGTTGGTGCAGTAGCACTTCCTGTAGCTAACATTGGTGGCAAAGAAGTACAGCTTTCAAACTTCGTAGATTTCAAGACAATCACAGTTAAGTCAAATACTCAGTATCCACTTTGCGCTCAGCAGCTTGCAGTTTATATGGCTAGTCCGGAGAGCTGCCTTACAAGATACAAAGAGCAGGGCGATGTTCCTGTACTTAAGTCTCTTTCAGAGAGTGCTGAGATTGCAAGTGATATCGTAGCAAGCGCACTTAACGATCAGGCTGCAAATGCTACAAACCAGCCAAGTATTCCTAAGATGGGTGACTACTGGGATCCTATGAAGGCTTTTGGAACAAGCGTATACAGCGGAGAAGTTACAGAAGCAAATCTTCAGAGCCAGCTTGATGCACTTGTAGACAGCATCACAAGTACACTTACTGAATAA